In Ruminiclostridium papyrosolvens DSM 2782, the following proteins share a genomic window:
- a CDS encoding acyl-CoA dehydratase activase-related protein: protein MKRVGIPKGLYYFKYSTLWETFFRNLDAEVIVSDTTNKKILTNGSNTCVSEACIPIKAYFGHVMELIGKVDYIFMPRFTSVAKKQYICPEVCGVTDMVRNSVKELPKIIDTEINLRDSPKNSWHAALYTGEFLTGDRKKISSAYKDALNEYKGKRRALKFADTEFGSTLEKNKLTIAIIGHSYTVYDTFLNMELSKKLNKYGAEVVTLDMLDYLVSKDSCKELDKQFFWDYGTRAYGGAIQLIKSGRIDGILALTSFGCGVDSFVDELVENKIRKESDIPFMKLVLDEHSAEAGFLTRLEAFIDMIVRRRDNGFYISTSGKHLYNC from the coding sequence ATGAAAAGAGTGGGTATACCAAAAGGATTATATTATTTCAAATATTCAACACTATGGGAAACATTTTTTCGCAACCTGGATGCAGAAGTAATAGTTTCTGATACTACCAACAAAAAAATACTGACAAATGGTTCAAATACATGTGTTTCAGAAGCATGTATTCCTATTAAGGCATATTTTGGTCACGTAATGGAATTGATAGGCAAAGTTGATTATATATTTATGCCAAGATTTACCAGTGTTGCAAAGAAGCAGTATATATGTCCCGAAGTTTGCGGAGTAACTGACATGGTACGTAATTCAGTAAAAGAACTTCCGAAAATAATCGATACTGAAATAAACTTAAGGGATTCTCCCAAAAACTCATGGCATGCGGCTCTTTACACAGGGGAGTTTTTGACTGGGGACAGGAAGAAAATAAGCAGTGCTTACAAGGATGCTTTAAATGAATATAAAGGCAAAAGAAGAGCCTTGAAATTTGCTGATACGGAGTTTGGTTCAACTCTGGAAAAGAATAAATTGACTATTGCAATAATAGGTCACAGCTACACTGTTTATGATACCTTTCTCAATATGGAACTTTCGAAAAAGCTGAACAAATATGGTGCAGAAGTGGTGACGCTTGATATGCTGGATTATCTGGTATCTAAAGACAGCTGTAAGGAATTGGATAAGCAATTCTTCTGGGATTACGGCACAAGGGCATACGGTGGTGCCATACAGTTAATCAAGAGCGGCAGAATAGACGGTATTTTGGCACTTACATCTTTTGGCTGTGGGGTAGACAGCTTTGTAGATGAGCTTGTTGAAAACAAAATTAGAAAGGAAAGCGATATACCTTTTATGAAACTGGTACTGGACGAGCATTCTGCAGAAGCCGGATTTTTAACCAGACTTGAGGCGTTTATAGATATGATTGTAAGGAGGCGTGATAATGGTTTTTACATTTCCACATCTGGGAAACACTTATATAATTGCTAA
- a CDS encoding family 10 glycosylhydrolase — protein sequence MNKKIVAVCILLVFLTILPIAGYRLFADKTYEGNISNAQTVSKNEDLRGVWIASVANIDFPSKPGISADKQKKELDEIISNTKYMGLNAIFFQVRPTGDALYKSSIFPWSKYLTGQQGKENDGGFDPLAYIIKQAHKEGIQVHAWLNPLRLTMGTTAKPDKNVSVLSANHPARKIPDAVVAAPTGQLYLDPGNPAAIKLITDGVAEIVKNYDVDGIHFDDYFYPSKSETKGVDFNDSASFAKYKGNFKNKDDWRRNNINTLVKNTYDTVKNIKNKVQFGISPFAIWSNKDRNIEGSSTQGGISTYYDHYADSKKWVREAYIDYIAPQIYWNMGFKIADYSVLVNWWKNVCSGTKVKLYVGHAAYKINDTTQSNDWLDPLQIPKQIAYNRKSNAVAGSIFYGYAKLRDNTLGIKDKLRGIFVSGKDPGSGVPEDRQLYIVSPSNGYKTSASKISILGGGDPKEPIYLNGNKIQVSGNGYFTVYVDLKVGENKFVFTHKGKQTVLNITRNGKTTSSTYKMSKVEFRNGYFSPTQSMTMQTGQKIVFSCQAPSGSKVWVEMGGYKAELKQTATVDANKGTLTPAKYSGTFTMPGVSGKERILSLGNPIFVMEYKGKKITSKQRNTISIQSSRYYKYAVVSTKDAEVVARSGPSTGYSRITPLINGATDHIVGQQNGFYLLKSGAWTATSNVKVVNDKALTANKISAISVNSNGSYIDVNFKMPVNTVFGVAAESNSFTLTLYNTSGMNVNKSIPSDAPFSSVKYKAVSGGAQYTFVLKSANTFYGYYAEYKNGSFVFSVKNSPRISGMGSKPLTGLKVLLDAGHGGSESGATGPIGKYGLYEKQINLSITLNARKYLQSLGATVVMTRTSDKTVSLNDRANLIRKEKPDIAVSIHNNSMDVTADYTKHTGLLVLYSKDSSKAAAGYIKDQLITDLKRKDDGYRWQSLSVCTVTQAPAILIEGGFMSNPAEYEWLADYNNQVKIGNSIGKAIENWTYTNAISK from the coding sequence ATGAATAAAAAAATCGTGGCAGTATGTATTTTGCTGGTATTTCTAACGATTCTGCCAATCGCCGGCTACAGGCTGTTTGCAGATAAAACTTACGAAGGAAATATCTCCAATGCACAAACGGTATCTAAAAATGAGGATTTACGGGGAGTATGGATTGCATCAGTTGCAAATATAGATTTCCCGTCAAAGCCGGGTATCAGTGCCGACAAACAAAAAAAGGAATTGGATGAAATAATAAGTAATACCAAATATATGGGACTTAATGCTATCTTTTTTCAAGTAAGGCCTACAGGGGATGCCCTTTATAAATCATCTATTTTCCCGTGGTCAAAATACTTAACGGGACAACAGGGGAAAGAAAATGATGGTGGTTTTGACCCTTTGGCATACATAATAAAACAGGCACATAAGGAAGGCATACAGGTTCATGCGTGGCTTAATCCACTGAGACTTACAATGGGGACAACGGCTAAACCTGACAAAAATGTAAGTGTACTTTCAGCTAATCATCCTGCCAGAAAAATACCTGACGCAGTTGTTGCGGCTCCTACAGGGCAGTTGTATCTTGATCCGGGGAATCCGGCTGCTATAAAGCTGATAACTGATGGGGTTGCCGAAATAGTTAAAAATTATGATGTTGACGGTATACATTTTGATGATTATTTCTATCCTTCTAAATCGGAAACTAAGGGTGTTGATTTTAACGATTCGGCCTCTTTTGCAAAATATAAGGGTAATTTTAAAAACAAGGATGACTGGAGACGCAATAACATAAACACTCTTGTTAAAAATACCTATGATACAGTAAAAAATATAAAAAACAAGGTTCAGTTCGGTATAAGCCCATTTGCAATATGGTCTAACAAGGACAGGAATATAGAAGGTTCAAGTACACAGGGCGGTATATCAACATATTATGATCACTATGCTGATTCTAAAAAGTGGGTAAGGGAAGCATATATTGATTACATAGCACCTCAGATTTATTGGAATATGGGATTTAAAATTGCAGATTATTCTGTTTTGGTAAACTGGTGGAAAAATGTTTGCAGCGGTACAAAAGTGAAGCTGTATGTTGGTCATGCAGCGTACAAAATAAATGATACTACACAGTCAAATGACTGGCTTGATCCTTTGCAAATTCCAAAGCAAATTGCATATAACAGGAAGAGCAATGCCGTAGCCGGAAGTATATTCTATGGATATGCAAAATTGAGAGATAATACACTTGGTATAAAGGACAAGCTCAGAGGAATATTTGTATCCGGCAAAGACCCCGGCAGTGGCGTACCGGAGGACAGACAGCTTTATATAGTTTCTCCTTCTAACGGTTATAAGACTTCAGCGTCAAAGATAAGTATTTTGGGTGGCGGTGACCCTAAAGAGCCAATATATCTTAATGGCAATAAAATTCAGGTTTCAGGTAACGGTTATTTTACTGTATATGTTGATTTGAAAGTCGGAGAAAACAAATTTGTATTTACCCATAAAGGTAAGCAAACTGTATTAAATATAACACGCAATGGGAAAACAACCTCAAGCACGTACAAGATGTCAAAGGTTGAATTCAGAAACGGTTACTTTTCTCCTACGCAGAGTATGACTATGCAGACAGGACAAAAGATTGTATTTTCCTGTCAGGCTCCTTCAGGTTCAAAGGTATGGGTTGAAATGGGAGGCTATAAGGCAGAGTTGAAACAGACAGCTACAGTTGACGCAAACAAAGGAACTCTGACACCTGCAAAATATTCAGGAACCTTTACTATGCCGGGAGTCTCCGGTAAAGAGCGTATTTTAAGCCTTGGAAATCCGATTTTTGTAATGGAATACAAAGGTAAAAAAATTACCTCAAAGCAACGCAACACAATAAGTATACAATCGTCAAGATACTATAAATATGCTGTTGTCAGTACAAAAGATGCAGAAGTTGTAGCTCGTTCAGGACCGTCAACGGGTTATTCAAGAATAACACCGTTGATAAATGGTGCGACAGACCATATAGTAGGTCAGCAAAACGGTTTTTACCTTTTAAAGAGCGGAGCCTGGACAGCAACAAGTAATGTAAAAGTTGTAAACGATAAGGCACTTACGGCCAACAAAATTTCAGCAATATCTGTAAATTCAAACGGAAGCTATATTGATGTTAACTTTAAGATGCCTGTAAATACGGTGTTTGGTGTGGCGGCTGAGTCAAACTCTTTTACATTGACTCTGTACAATACGTCAGGGATGAATGTTAATAAATCAATACCATCCGATGCACCCTTTTCCTCTGTTAAGTACAAGGCTGTTTCCGGTGGAGCACAATATACTTTTGTGCTGAAATCAGCCAATACTTTTTATGGTTATTATGCAGAATACAAAAATGGCTCCTTTGTGTTTTCCGTTAAAAACTCCCCTAGAATTTCAGGGATGGGCTCAAAACCGTTAACGGGCTTAAAGGTATTACTTGATGCAGGACATGGAGGTTCGGAATCAGGTGCCACGGGGCCAATAGGTAAATACGGACTATATGAAAAACAGATAAATCTCTCAATAACTCTAAATGCCCGAAAATATCTGCAATCTCTTGGTGCAACAGTTGTTATGACAAGGACTTCGGATAAGACTGTCAGCCTTAATGACAGAGCTAATCTTATAAGGAAAGAAAAGCCTGATATTGCCGTTTCAATCCATAATAACTCAATGGATGTAACCGCTGACTATACAAAGCATACGGGCTTGCTGGTGCTGTATTCGAAAGACAGCTCAAAGGCAGCCGCAGGATATATAAAAGACCAGTTGATAACTGACCTCAAAAGGAAGGACGACGGCTACAGATGGCAGAGCCTGTCAGTGTGCACTGTTACTCAAGCTCCTGCAATTCTTATTGAGGGAGGGTTTATGTCCAATCCTGCCGAGTATGAATGGCTTGCGGATTACAATAATCAGGTTAAAATAGGTAATTCTATCGGAAAAGCTATTGAAAACTGGACGTATACAAATGCAATATCGAAATAA
- a CDS encoding 4Fe-4S binding protein, which yields MRRQKIRNTLLLFSMLLFPVTLNYFSPYLIVQGSFAGIVSGSALFFLALFLFSLFFGRAYCGWICPAGAVQDCCVHINNKAVGRKQKLIKYFIWVPWLTSVIAGFISAGGIKEFNPVFLTDYGVSASSLHGCIIYVFVVIFIAVISLNFGKRSFCHSVCWMAPFMVLGSKIKNRLGYPSLHVKIDSSSCVNCKKCDSNCPMSIQVSKIVSSNKKRIDNVECILCGKCEEVCPKKSLKLTLR from the coding sequence ATGAGACGTCAAAAAATAAGAAATACATTATTGCTTTTTTCCATGCTGCTTTTTCCTGTAACACTGAACTATTTCTCTCCATATCTTATTGTACAGGGAAGCTTTGCAGGGATTGTTTCAGGAAGTGCATTGTTTTTTTTAGCATTATTTCTTTTTTCATTATTTTTTGGTAGAGCCTATTGCGGTTGGATATGTCCTGCCGGAGCTGTACAGGATTGTTGTGTACATATTAATAACAAAGCTGTAGGTAGAAAGCAGAAATTAATTAAATACTTTATATGGGTACCATGGCTTACCTCTGTAATAGCAGGATTCATATCAGCAGGAGGAATAAAAGAATTCAATCCTGTATTTTTGACAGACTATGGTGTTTCTGCCTCAAGTCTTCACGGATGTATAATATATGTTTTTGTAGTAATATTCATTGCTGTAATATCCTTGAACTTTGGAAAAAGATCCTTTTGTCACTCAGTCTGTTGGATGGCACCATTTATGGTTTTGGGGAGCAAAATTAAAAACAGACTAGGATATCCGTCTTTACATGTAAAAATTGATTCATCGTCATGTGTAAATTGTAAAAAATGTGACAGCAATTGTCCTATGAGTATACAAGTCAGCAAAATCGTAAGCAGTAATAAAAAAAGAATTGACAATGTTGAATGTATTTTGTGCGGAAAGTGTGAGGAAGTATGCCCCAAAAAGTCCCTTAAATTAACTTTAAGATAA
- a CDS encoding PadR family transcriptional regulator → MAKENTTSFIILGLLNHEDSSGYDLKKKIDYMISRFWEVGYGQLYPTLSQLEKGGMVTKRTGENSKGPEKSVYSITAKGREVLKEWLSVPGAKEYTKYEILLKLFFGNMVSYRENVERIENFKERHINDLKMIQMYKTNLEKVIEKEDDHLYYFLTVLFGEFIYKAYIEWADEAEKLLKNHINQDNDKGC, encoded by the coding sequence ATGGCGAAAGAAAATACAACCTCTTTTATAATACTGGGGTTACTAAATCACGAGGATTCCAGCGGGTATGACTTAAAGAAAAAAATTGATTATATGATAAGCAGATTTTGGGAGGTTGGGTACGGCCAGTTGTATCCCACCCTCAGTCAGCTTGAAAAAGGCGGAATGGTAACAAAACGTACGGGAGAAAACTCAAAGGGCCCTGAAAAGAGTGTTTATTCTATTACTGCAAAAGGCCGGGAGGTTTTGAAGGAGTGGCTTAGTGTACCGGGAGCAAAGGAATACACAAAATATGAAATACTATTGAAGCTTTTTTTTGGGAACATGGTTTCTTACAGGGAGAATGTTGAGAGAATAGAAAATTTCAAAGAGCGCCATATAAATGATTTGAAAATGATTCAGATGTATAAGACGAATCTGGAAAAGGTTATTGAGAAAGAAGACGATCACTTATACTACTTTTTGACGGTTTTGTTCGGAGAATTTATATACAAAGCATATATTGAGTGGGCGGATGAAGCTGAAAAACTATTGAAAAATCATATAAATCAAGACAACGACAAGGGGTGTTAA
- the fba gene encoding class II fructose-1,6-bisphosphate aldolase, with protein sequence MPLVTSTEMFKKAYEGGYAIGAFNVNNMEIVQGITEAAKEVNAPLILQVSAGARKYANHTYLMKLVEAAIIETGLPICLHLDHGDTFELCKSCIDGGFTSVMIDGSHHSFEDNIALAKQVVEYAHPRGVVVEAELGRLAGIEDAVNVSEADAAFTNPAEVEEFVTKTGVDSLAIAIGTSHGAYKFKPGTKPQLRFDVLEEVSKRLPNFPIVLHGASSVIPEFVEMINGNGGKMPDAIGIPEDMLRQAAKMAVCKINIDSDLRLAMTGSIRKYFNDHPDHFDPRQYLKPAREAIKGLVKNKIVNVLGCDGKA encoded by the coding sequence ATGCCATTAGTAACTTCTACCGAAATGTTTAAAAAAGCGTATGAAGGCGGCTATGCAATAGGAGCTTTCAATGTTAATAACATGGAAATTGTACAAGGAATAACTGAAGCAGCAAAAGAAGTAAATGCTCCTCTTATTCTTCAAGTATCAGCAGGAGCAAGAAAGTATGCAAACCATACTTATCTTATGAAATTAGTTGAGGCTGCTATTATAGAAACAGGTTTGCCAATCTGTCTGCACCTTGACCACGGTGATACTTTCGAGCTTTGTAAATCATGTATCGACGGCGGATTTACTTCCGTTATGATAGACGGTTCACACCACTCATTCGAAGATAACATAGCACTTGCAAAACAGGTTGTTGAATATGCTCACCCAAGAGGAGTTGTTGTTGAAGCTGAACTTGGTAGACTTGCAGGTATCGAAGATGCAGTTAACGTATCAGAGGCTGACGCAGCATTTACAAATCCTGCTGAAGTTGAAGAATTCGTTACAAAAACCGGTGTTGATTCATTGGCAATCGCAATCGGTACAAGCCATGGCGCATACAAATTCAAACCAGGAACAAAGCCACAGTTGAGGTTTGATGTATTGGAAGAAGTTTCAAAGAGACTTCCTAACTTCCCAATAGTTCTCCACGGTGCATCATCCGTTATCCCAGAGTTTGTTGAAATGATCAACGGCAATGGCGGAAAAATGCCTGATGCAATAGGTATTCCTGAAGATATGCTCCGTCAGGCTGCTAAGATGGCAGTATGTAAGATAAATATCGACTCTGACTTGAGACTTGCTATGACAGGTTCAATAAGAAAGTATTTCAATGATCATCCTGATCACTTCGATCCAAGACAATATTTAAAGCCAGCTAGAGAGGCTATAAAGGGTCTTGTAAAGAACAAGATTGTTAACGTTCTTGGATGTGACGGTAAAGCTTAA
- a CDS encoding 6-phosphofructokinase, whose translation MTVLKGAAIFGQSGGPTSVINASACGVFQEALKQDAITAVYGAAHGIKGILDEKFYDMSKEDAYELDLLKTTPSSALGSVRYKLKSVEEDETDYKRLVEVFKKYDIRYFFYNGGNDSMDTCNKVSKYMQKVGYECKVMGVPKTIDNDLFGTDHCPGYSSAAKYIATSTMEVYHDARVYNTGMITILEVMGRNAGWLTAATALAAYKGAGPDLIYLPEIDFDMDQFLADCTRIYKENGNCIVAVSEGIKDKNGKYISEYGSNLADQKDSFGHAQLGGLAATLAAIVKEKTGAKVRGIEFSLLQRCAAHCGSASDVNESYMSGQMAVRYAVEGMTDKMVGFKRAEGSEYKCEIQLLNLDDVANTEKKIPREWINEAGNGLKQEFIDYALPLIQGESTPPKEDGLPRFAKLKKVFATK comes from the coding sequence ATGACTGTTTTAAAAGGCGCCGCTATTTTTGGACAATCAGGTGGACCAACATCAGTAATTAATGCCAGTGCATGCGGAGTATTTCAGGAAGCATTAAAGCAAGATGCAATAACAGCTGTATATGGTGCAGCTCACGGTATCAAAGGTATTCTTGATGAAAAATTCTATGACATGAGCAAGGAAGATGCTTACGAGCTTGACTTATTAAAGACTACTCCTTCTTCAGCTCTTGGTTCTGTTCGTTACAAACTTAAATCAGTAGAAGAAGACGAAACAGATTACAAGAGACTTGTTGAAGTTTTCAAGAAATATGATATCAGATATTTCTTCTATAACGGTGGAAATGATTCAATGGATACTTGCAATAAGGTTAGCAAGTACATGCAGAAAGTTGGCTATGAATGCAAAGTAATGGGTGTTCCAAAGACTATAGATAATGACCTTTTCGGAACAGACCACTGCCCTGGATATTCAAGTGCAGCTAAGTATATCGCTACTTCAACTATGGAAGTTTACCATGATGCAAGAGTTTACAACACAGGTATGATTACTATACTTGAAGTTATGGGAAGAAACGCAGGTTGGTTGACAGCTGCAACTGCTCTTGCTGCTTACAAGGGTGCAGGTCCTGACTTGATATACCTCCCTGAAATTGATTTTGATATGGATCAGTTCCTTGCTGACTGTACTAGAATTTACAAAGAAAATGGAAACTGTATCGTTGCTGTTTCAGAAGGTATTAAGGACAAAAACGGTAAGTACATTTCAGAATACGGTTCAAACCTTGCTGATCAGAAAGATTCTTTCGGACATGCTCAGTTAGGCGGACTCGCTGCTACTCTGGCTGCAATTGTTAAGGAAAAGACCGGAGCAAAGGTTCGTGGAATCGAATTCAGTCTTCTTCAAAGATGTGCTGCTCACTGCGGTTCTGCAAGCGACGTAAACGAATCCTACATGTCAGGTCAAATGGCAGTAAGATATGCAGTTGAAGGTATGACAGACAAGATGGTTGGCTTTAAGAGAGCTGAAGGAAGCGAATACAAATGTGAAATTCAGTTACTCAATTTGGACGATGTTGCAAATACTGAAAAGAAGATTCCTAGAGAATGGATTAATGAAGCTGGAAATGGCTTAAAGCAAGAGTTTATTGACTATGCTTTACCATTAATTCAAGGTGAATCCACTCCTCCTAAGGAAGATGGTCTTCCTAGATTTGCAAAACTCAAAAAAGTTTTTGCAACTAAATAA
- a CDS encoding sensor histidine kinase has protein sequence MKRNLAFNKTILSVIILNVAQVAILIGIMVFQYLRDASVFITFNSETISYITIVLISFLNTFINIKDIQRLGQINSKNDTLVQTLFQLEELNKTLRAQRHDFMNHLQVVYGLIELEEFSDTKDYIEKVYNDIQKVSRVMRTSNPAFNALLQAKVLAGEKRGIETRLTVNSRFDKIKIPTWEFCRVIGNIIDNAIYALENSQGNKYIEIILHEDIKYYYFTIKDNGSGMPQDIIDKIFETGFTTKGNKGEGMGLAITKETLLNYGGSINVRVDNGETIFEGQIPK, from the coding sequence ATGAAAAGGAATCTGGCATTCAACAAAACAATTTTATCGGTAATCATACTCAATGTTGCTCAGGTAGCAATATTAATAGGCATAATGGTATTCCAGTATTTGAGGGATGCATCTGTTTTTATAACTTTTAACAGTGAAACCATTTCATATATAACAATTGTTTTGATTTCCTTTCTAAATACCTTTATCAATATAAAAGATATTCAACGTCTAGGGCAGATAAACTCTAAAAATGATACTCTTGTGCAAACACTGTTTCAGCTTGAGGAGCTGAACAAAACCCTGAGAGCACAGAGACACGATTTTATGAACCATCTTCAAGTGGTCTACGGACTTATTGAACTGGAAGAATTCAGTGACACAAAAGATTATATCGAAAAGGTTTATAACGATATTCAAAAGGTAAGTCGTGTCATGAGAACATCAAACCCTGCTTTTAACGCCCTGTTGCAGGCAAAAGTTCTTGCCGGAGAAAAAAGAGGGATTGAAACCAGACTAACGGTAAACTCCAGATTTGATAAAATCAAGATTCCCACTTGGGAGTTTTGCAGGGTCATAGGTAATATTATAGATAATGCCATTTATGCACTTGAAAACTCTCAAGGTAATAAATATATAGAAATTATTCTCCATGAAGACATTAAATACTACTATTTCACTATCAAAGACAATGGTTCCGGAATGCCACAGGATATTATCGACAAAATATTTGAAACAGGTTTTACAACAAAAGGCAATAAAGGTGAAGGCATGGGACTGGCTATTACAAAGGAAACCCTCCTTAATTACGGCGGAAGCATAAATGTACGAGTTGATAACGGTGAAACCATATTTGAAGGGCAAATACCAAAGTAA
- a CDS encoding NfeD family protein: MEILDFIVQISFIQGLILIIGVILVIVEMFHPGFGAPGITGAILIIIGIIFIASTFQQALILIVLVLAILGIALSIILHSATKGKLSRSSLILKHSQQKSTGYIGMEDLEFFLGKEGISYTVLRPSGVVDFDGVKIDVVSEGSFIPQGKKVKVIKVIGRSIVVREI, from the coding sequence GTGGAAATATTGGATTTCATTGTACAAATAAGTTTTATACAGGGGCTTATACTGATAATAGGGGTTATACTTGTAATAGTAGAGATGTTTCATCCTGGGTTTGGCGCTCCGGGAATCACAGGTGCTATTCTGATAATCATAGGAATTATTTTTATAGCATCAACCTTCCAGCAGGCTTTGATTCTGATAGTACTTGTACTGGCAATTCTGGGAATTGCGCTTAGTATTATACTTCACTCGGCTACCAAAGGAAAATTGTCAAGGTCGTCTCTTATACTAAAGCACTCGCAGCAAAAATCAACCGGGTATATAGGTATGGAGGATCTGGAATTTTTTCTTGGCAAAGAAGGCATCAGCTACACTGTTTTGAGGCCATCCGGAGTAGTGGATTTTGATGGAGTTAAAATTGATGTAGTATCAGAGGGTTCATTTATTCCCCAAGGCAAAAAGGTAAAGGTAATAAAAGTTATCGGTAGGAGTATAGTAGTTCGTGAAATTTAG
- the floA gene encoding flotillin-like protein FloA (flotillin-like protein involved in membrane lipid rafts) has product MNLTGFVIILCALALFFALFFSLVPVGLWISALAANVKVSIFNLIGMKLRRVKPYKIVMPLIKAVKGGIDLNVNQLEAHYLAGGNVDVVVDALIAAHRANMNLPFERAAAIDLAGRNVLEAVKMSVNPKVIETPNVSAVAKDGIELLAKARVTVRANLDRLIGGAGETTVLARVGEGIVTTVGSSFSHKEVLENPDKISQTVLSKGLDAGTAFEILSIDIADVDVGRNIGAQLQTLQAEADKNIAQAKAEERRAMAVAKEQEMKAAVQEMRAKVVEAEALVPDAMATALREGKIGVMDYYNLQNMIADTQMRDAISKAGNPDVPENIDIKS; this is encoded by the coding sequence ATGAATTTAACAGGTTTTGTTATTATATTGTGTGCACTGGCACTGTTCTTTGCTTTGTTTTTCAGTCTGGTGCCCGTGGGTTTATGGATATCAGCTTTGGCTGCAAATGTAAAGGTCAGTATCTTCAACCTTATTGGTATGAAGCTTAGAAGGGTGAAGCCCTACAAGATAGTAATGCCTCTCATAAAAGCAGTCAAAGGCGGCATAGATCTCAATGTAAACCAACTGGAAGCGCATTACCTTGCAGGAGGAAATGTAGATGTTGTTGTTGATGCACTAATAGCTGCTCACAGGGCAAACATGAATCTTCCCTTTGAAAGAGCTGCTGCTATTGATTTGGCAGGCCGCAATGTACTGGAAGCAGTTAAGATGAGTGTAAACCCAAAAGTTATCGAGACCCCTAATGTTTCAGCGGTTGCAAAAGACGGTATTGAACTTCTGGCAAAGGCAAGAGTAACAGTCAGGGCCAATCTGGACAGACTCATAGGCGGTGCGGGAGAAACTACCGTCCTTGCCAGAGTCGGTGAAGGTATTGTAACAACTGTAGGTAGCTCTTTTTCCCATAAAGAGGTACTTGAAAACCCTGATAAAATATCCCAAACAGTTCTGTCAAAAGGTCTGGATGCAGGAACTGCCTTTGAAATTCTTTCAATTGATATAGCTGACGTTGATGTCGGCAGAAATATAGGCGCCCAGCTGCAAACTCTTCAAGCAGAAGCAGATAAAAACATAGCACAGGCCAAGGCTGAGGAAAGAAGAGCAATGGCTGTTGCAAAAGAACAGGAAATGAAGGCTGCTGTTCAGGAGATGAGGGCAAAGGTTGTTGAGGCGGAGGCTCTTGTACCGGATGCTATGGCTACAGCTCTCCGTGAAGGAAAGATTGGTGTAATGGATTACTACAATCTTCAGAATATGATAGCTGATACCCAGATGAGGGATGCCATTTCTAAGGCAGGTAACCCTGATGTTCCTGAAAACATTGATATAAAATCGTAG
- a CDS encoding LytR/AlgR family response regulator transcription factor, which translates to MELKVLIVDDDDGMRLVLKKIIEKNEGFELVGEAKSGETGLGLVEAFSPHIVFLDIEMPGMGGIECAKRIMDIAPKTFIIFATAYENYMPEAFEVYASDYLIKPFKIDRILTTLQRIKEIFVNKEADAVSPPQINRYSLSKLIIKSKEGISFIDCKDIIFIERENRNTVIHTLTESLTTSEGLSEIEERLDNSHFFRSHKSYIINLSMIYKIYPYGRWTYTVKFKGTDKDALLTHDRYGQLEKLFNA; encoded by the coding sequence ATGGAACTCAAGGTTCTGATTGTTGATGATGATGATGGAATGAGACTTGTTCTAAAAAAGATAATTGAAAAAAACGAGGGTTTTGAGTTGGTTGGCGAGGCTAAAAGCGGAGAGACAGGCTTAGGCCTCGTTGAAGCCTTCTCCCCTCACATTGTTTTTTTGGATATTGAAATGCCCGGCATGGGAGGCATTGAGTGTGCCAAAAGAATAATGGATATTGCACCCAAAACCTTTATTATATTTGCTACTGCCTACGAAAACTATATGCCGGAAGCCTTTGAGGTATATGCATCGGATTATCTGATTAAGCCCTTTAAAATAGACAGAATACTGACTACCCTTCAACGCATAAAGGAGATATTTGTTAACAAAGAAGCTGATGCAGTTTCCCCCCCTCAAATCAACAGATACAGCCTTTCGAAGCTTATAATAAAGAGCAAGGAAGGCATCAGCTTCATTGACTGCAAGGATATAATATTTATTGAGCGTGAAAATCGGAATACGGTAATTCACACCCTGACAGAAAGCTTGACTACCTCTGAAGGCTTAAGCGAAATAGAGGAAAGGTTGGACAATTCGCACTTTTTCAGAAGCCACAAGTCTTACATTATAAATCTTTCCATGATTTACAAAATCTATCCATACGGGCGTTGGACATATACCGTCAAGTTCAAGGGCACAGACAAGGACGCTCTTCTCACACATGACAGATATGGTCAACTGGAGAAGCTCTTCAATGCATAG